The Sorangiineae bacterium MSr11367 genome window below encodes:
- the eboE gene encoding metabolite traffic protein EboE, which yields MKLPITGEPHLTYCTNIHAGETWGEIRRNVVEHVLAVKARVAREGAFGVGLRLSGQAAEELALRPDEVIAFRDWLRAHDAYVFTINGFPYGPFHGTRVKEAVYLPDWFDEERVRYTERLGEILAALLPEGVTGSVSTVPGAFRPRVPSSADAAQMANNMLRVAASFHALHASTGKMVRLAAEPEPFCHFETTDETIRYFQEHVLSRDALARFGTMTRLGPSEAEAAVRQHVGVCFDACHMAVEFEDPRVGPQQFADAGIGIYKVQLSAGLDVQLSGEADPAKLALARFVDDTYLHQVVERGETGLIRYLDLPEALEAKVPGARHLRVHFHVPIFREALGPFRNTQAYLRELLLLQREQPVSAHLEVETYTWDVLPPEYRNEHVDEAVARELLWVLGVLDVRR from the coding sequence ATGAAGCTGCCCATTACGGGGGAGCCGCACCTCACCTACTGCACGAACATCCATGCCGGCGAAACATGGGGCGAGATCCGCCGCAACGTCGTCGAACATGTTCTGGCGGTGAAGGCGCGCGTAGCGCGGGAGGGGGCCTTTGGGGTGGGCTTGCGCCTTTCGGGGCAGGCTGCCGAGGAGCTCGCGCTCCGGCCCGACGAGGTCATCGCCTTTCGCGACTGGCTGCGCGCACACGACGCGTACGTCTTTACGATCAACGGCTTTCCCTACGGGCCATTCCACGGCACGCGCGTCAAAGAAGCGGTGTACCTGCCGGATTGGTTCGACGAGGAACGGGTTCGTTACACCGAGCGGCTCGGGGAGATCCTCGCGGCACTCCTTCCGGAGGGCGTCACCGGCAGTGTGAGCACGGTGCCGGGCGCCTTTCGGCCGCGCGTGCCCTCGTCGGCCGATGCCGCGCAGATGGCGAACAATATGCTGCGCGTGGCGGCGTCGTTCCACGCGCTGCACGCGTCGACGGGCAAAATGGTGCGCCTGGCCGCAGAGCCGGAGCCTTTTTGCCATTTCGAAACGACGGACGAGACGATTCGGTATTTCCAGGAGCACGTCCTCTCGCGCGATGCGCTCGCGCGGTTCGGGACGATGACGCGGCTGGGGCCCTCCGAGGCGGAGGCGGCCGTGCGCCAGCATGTCGGCGTCTGTTTCGATGCGTGCCACATGGCCGTGGAGTTCGAAGACCCACGCGTGGGGCCCCAGCAATTCGCCGACGCGGGAATTGGCATCTACAAAGTCCAATTGAGCGCCGGATTGGACGTGCAGCTTTCCGGTGAGGCGGACCCGGCGAAGCTGGCGCTCGCGCGATTCGTCGATGATACGTATTTGCACCAAGTCGTCGAGCGCGGTGAAACCGGGTTGATTCGCTATTTGGACCTGCCCGAGGCGCTCGAGGCCAAGGTGCCCGGGGCGCGCCATTTGCGCGTGCACTTTCATGTTCCCATTTTCCGCGAGGCGCTCGGCCCATTTCGCAACACCCAAGCGTACCTGCGCGAGCTGCTTTTGCTCCAGCGCGAGCAGCCCGTGAGCGCGCACCTCGAGGTGGAGACGTACACCTGGGACGTGCTCCCGCCCGAATACCGAAACGAGCACGTCGACGAGGCCGTTGCACGTGAGTTGCTTTGGGTGCTGGGCGTGCTGGACGTGCGCCGGTGA
- a CDS encoding UbiA family prenyltransferase, whose protein sequence is MSWRIYLRLGRVSNLPTVWSNTLAGVALAQAAEAEWPSASVVVLMVAFSLLYIGGMFLNDAFDRHIDARERADRPIPSGQIGAREVFTIGFGLLGAGVLAVAVHAFAAGAGLLPVVSAAALAGVIVLYDAWHKGNPIGPILMGVCRVLVYVTAALSVTLRRETPVLGGAALLLSYLIGLTYLAKHEGAYLAGKMPRFTLRRFWPLALLFIPFFALLPRSFGSAPALLLDAAFLAWIVFTLVDLRRGAPGAIPRTVVRLIAGISLLDAVLVGPSFAAALAVGAFALTLWLQRFVSGT, encoded by the coding sequence GTGAGCTGGCGGATTTACCTGCGTCTCGGGCGGGTGTCGAACCTGCCCACGGTTTGGAGCAACACCTTGGCCGGTGTGGCCCTGGCGCAGGCCGCGGAAGCGGAGTGGCCGTCCGCCAGCGTGGTGGTGCTCATGGTCGCGTTTTCGCTTCTGTACATCGGCGGCATGTTTCTCAACGACGCCTTCGACCGTCACATCGACGCGCGCGAGCGCGCCGATCGGCCCATCCCCTCGGGCCAAATCGGGGCGCGCGAGGTGTTCACCATCGGGTTCGGTTTGCTTGGTGCAGGCGTGCTCGCCGTGGCGGTGCATGCGTTCGCGGCGGGTGCGGGGCTGCTCCCCGTCGTGTCGGCGGCGGCCCTGGCGGGGGTCATCGTTCTCTACGATGCATGGCACAAAGGAAATCCCATTGGCCCAATCCTCATGGGGGTGTGCCGCGTTCTCGTGTACGTGACCGCCGCGCTGTCGGTGACCTTGCGCCGCGAGACCCCGGTGCTCGGGGGGGCGGCGCTCCTCTTGTCCTATTTGATCGGGCTCACGTATTTGGCCAAGCACGAGGGCGCGTACCTCGCGGGCAAAATGCCCCGGTTCACGTTGCGCCGGTTTTGGCCGCTGGCGTTGCTCTTCATTCCCTTCTTCGCGCTCTTGCCCCGTTCCTTTGGCAGTGCACCGGCGTTGCTTCTCGACGCCGCGTTCCTGGCGTGGATCGTCTTTACCTTGGTGGACCTACGTCGCGGTGCTCCAGGTGCCATTCCGCGCACGGTGGTTCGGCTCATCGCAGGCATTTCGCTTCTCGATGCCGTTCTCGTGGGGCCGTCGTTCGCGGCCGCGCTTGCCGTGGGGGCTTTCGCGCTCACCCTGTGGCTTCAGCGCTTCGTGAGTGGAACGTAG